One Bremerella cremea genomic window carries:
- a CDS encoding serine/threonine-protein kinase, with translation MVARFHYDDAIFQRLLQDKLRPQEQQDVTRHIESCTECQAKLETLVESGVDWTELRDYLKPSETPASRDQANRDSIWVGFLEPSERPDSLGRFGRYEILEILGRGGTGIVMRGYDPSLDRQSAIKVLSPQLAASAAARKRFSREAKSAAAVVHEHVVPIQTVDQEQGLPYLVMPVLEGRSLEDRIRNNGPLDVKEVLRIGRQIASGLAAAHQQGLVHRDVKPANILLHNGVERVVITDFGLARAVDDASMTQSGTLVGTPQYMSPEQARGQSLDARSDLFSLGSVLYFMLVGHSPFRAETTMGVLNRITSDQPRSLTEQNPEIPAWLDQIIRRLLSKQPEDRYQTAAEVELLLGQWLAHQQDPNGTPRPTEPPPTETEGGSRRRNLLLAVVGGFALLLAGILIVLETNKGTLTIQSDASDVTVRITQGDEVAQQLTVVQGDNQVRLAAGKYVVEIEGEHDELTVKNAEVTLLRGDKKLVHIVEHNQAVPAEERLFRRVGIGPDGQEVGVPVKPNAVTPQPDLGKVLGLWVPATNADNRLKFNPTSNEVSLDSVQVLDDKVRFLLSEKPNEKQQEKPFVVDFVADIDSVITGDNELLTIYFKGLPSMPVEGTLQQNGERLTLTLNPAKNSQAILAPLPATWELEKGEAKEHLSTSSANSKDVQRDLTGYRSGEALPASIRVLQGTWTAVTAIGDELKDYNNPLASVRFTFKGMNVGMQIVDPQQNVVEEIWGTMTDHGYVEFAFPDQPKLKVSFQSSGSELTLDVVSDEAKKFRTADLPAKWQLQRGVLVRDPASDGKVVTAELELDWEAFQLFVRKRDNLFFTYRKKTDNWQRYQFPAGVKVHAVTIDDSLYPDPEHECVGFDINGGPISELVAIDAKGKFCVYPFRKPTIGRSRCLIPSDGQALLSVFDGKAYVFVGKDATWQKIDLPPVMTLLQGAWEPVTPIEYERQSSQGKEVISLQGIDVMIGSLVARWQVRPIHGSPWYEHPMSWRAEIEILPFGGSDFMMHVQPRGGEEESKVKSTLWGSVRQDGDMIIFSISDAENPPPELGPLPLEWKLKKVNPLGRQTDSARTSVPAASTEEACEVIAINEEDSSSSPAPAKPGEPNEPETTTVESPLSKYLPLQGRWREVRTNSKEEAAARIQGREFHFHRQGYSLQQYDFDQGVDLKMTGMLEVGMPDGDQPVPMTFQRIIGKESTAYPQNGKPYPARYTVIQEVFAGEYRIEGDRLKVTITKVLQPNEFVSKAPTTWEMERLDEVLSAGVTKSTQEQVKTEIALWKRLQGSWREVPDFTSPRDDTATPSDHTRTRLRIDKSLFTWQRFEADKGYGKALVGTFKLRAYSQETGPTIEFNGESIPSPANELLPSDQFALHIQRTLWGPVTLEGDQLTIRLTDATRPPEYLGPLPKEWKFVRLPRKDSTPAPEQPAND, from the coding sequence ATGGTGGCCCGGTTTCATTACGACGACGCAATCTTTCAGCGATTGCTGCAAGACAAGCTGCGTCCACAAGAGCAACAGGATGTCACGCGGCATATCGAATCGTGTACCGAGTGCCAGGCAAAGCTGGAGACCTTAGTTGAAAGTGGCGTCGATTGGACAGAACTTCGCGATTATTTGAAGCCCAGCGAAACGCCAGCTTCCCGCGATCAAGCCAACAGAGATTCCATCTGGGTAGGTTTCCTCGAACCAAGCGAGCGTCCTGATTCGCTGGGCAGGTTTGGCCGTTACGAAATCTTGGAGATCCTCGGACGTGGCGGTACCGGCATTGTCATGCGGGGCTACGATCCGTCGCTCGATCGCCAGTCGGCCATCAAGGTGCTGTCTCCGCAGTTGGCGGCCAGTGCGGCGGCTCGGAAACGGTTTTCACGCGAAGCCAAGTCAGCCGCTGCCGTGGTACACGAGCATGTCGTGCCGATTCAAACGGTCGATCAGGAGCAAGGGCTCCCTTACCTGGTGATGCCGGTATTAGAAGGGAGGTCGCTGGAAGATCGAATTCGCAACAACGGGCCGCTCGACGTGAAAGAGGTGCTGCGAATTGGTCGGCAAATCGCCAGTGGCCTGGCCGCCGCGCATCAGCAAGGGCTCGTCCATCGTGATGTGAAGCCCGCCAACATTCTGCTGCACAACGGAGTTGAACGAGTCGTCATCACCGACTTTGGCCTGGCCCGCGCCGTCGACGATGCCAGCATGACCCAAAGCGGCACCTTGGTTGGCACCCCGCAGTACATGTCTCCCGAGCAAGCTCGCGGACAGTCGCTCGATGCCCGGAGCGATTTGTTCAGCCTGGGAAGCGTGCTTTATTTCATGCTGGTCGGGCACTCGCCGTTTCGGGCCGAAACGACCATGGGCGTGCTCAATCGCATCACTAGCGACCAGCCTCGCAGCCTCACCGAACAGAACCCGGAAATTCCGGCCTGGCTCGATCAAATCATTCGGCGTTTGCTTTCCAAGCAGCCGGAAGATCGCTATCAAACGGCGGCCGAAGTCGAGTTGCTGCTCGGCCAGTGGCTGGCTCACCAGCAAGATCCCAACGGCACTCCACGCCCCACAGAACCACCACCCACCGAAACCGAAGGCGGCTCGCGGCGGCGGAACCTTCTGCTGGCAGTCGTCGGCGGTTTCGCTTTGCTGCTGGCCGGCATCTTGATCGTGCTGGAAACGAACAAGGGGACCCTCACCATTCAAAGCGACGCAAGCGACGTTACCGTGCGGATCACCCAGGGAGATGAAGTCGCCCAGCAGCTAACCGTCGTTCAAGGAGACAACCAAGTCCGCCTAGCTGCGGGCAAGTACGTGGTAGAGATCGAAGGTGAACATGACGAGCTGACCGTGAAAAACGCCGAAGTAACGCTACTGCGCGGCGACAAGAAGCTGGTGCATATTGTCGAGCACAACCAAGCGGTACCAGCGGAAGAAAGGCTCTTTCGTCGTGTTGGGATTGGGCCTGACGGACAGGAAGTGGGTGTGCCGGTAAAACCGAATGCTGTAACGCCTCAGCCTGATCTCGGTAAGGTTCTGGGACTCTGGGTACCGGCAACCAACGCCGATAATCGCTTGAAATTTAATCCAACCAGCAACGAGGTGTCTTTAGATAGCGTCCAGGTCTTAGATGACAAGGTTAGGTTCTTACTTAGTGAGAAGCCCAACGAGAAACAACAAGAAAAGCCGTTCGTAGTTGATTTCGTGGCGGATATCGATTCGGTGATCACCGGAGATAACGAGCTACTGACAATCTACTTCAAAGGCTTGCCGTCGATGCCCGTGGAAGGAACGCTGCAGCAGAACGGAGAGAGATTAACACTCACTCTCAATCCAGCCAAGAATTCCCAGGCCATACTGGCTCCACTGCCGGCCACATGGGAGTTGGAAAAGGGGGAGGCAAAAGAGCACCTTAGCACCTCGTCGGCGAATTCGAAAGACGTTCAACGAGACCTTACTGGCTACCGATCTGGTGAAGCTCTTCCTGCTTCGATCCGTGTTCTGCAAGGAACCTGGACTGCCGTTACTGCGATAGGTGACGAACTTAAGGACTATAACAATCCACTGGCCAGCGTGCGGTTTACGTTTAAGGGGATGAACGTAGGGATGCAGATCGTCGATCCTCAGCAAAACGTGGTGGAAGAGATTTGGGGAACGATGACCGATCATGGCTACGTCGAGTTTGCATTTCCTGATCAGCCGAAATTAAAAGTCAGTTTCCAATCGTCAGGGAGCGAGCTAACACTGGATGTTGTCAGCGATGAAGCGAAGAAGTTCCGCACGGCGGACTTGCCCGCCAAGTGGCAACTTCAGCGTGGGGTACTCGTGCGAGATCCTGCTTCGGATGGCAAGGTTGTTACTGCTGAACTTGAGTTAGACTGGGAGGCGTTTCAGCTCTTTGTGCGAAAGCGAGACAATCTCTTTTTCACCTATCGAAAGAAAACCGATAACTGGCAACGATATCAGTTTCCAGCCGGTGTAAAGGTTCATGCGGTCACCATCGACGATAGCTTGTACCCTGACCCAGAGCACGAATGTGTTGGTTTTGATATCAATGGCGGTCCCATTTCCGAGTTGGTTGCCATTGATGCAAAAGGTAAGTTCTGCGTCTACCCATTTCGGAAACCTACTATTGGTCGGAGTCGATGTCTGATCCCCTCGGACGGCCAAGCGTTATTATCCGTATTCGATGGAAAGGCCTATGTCTTTGTTGGTAAGGACGCAACTTGGCAGAAGATCGATTTACCACCAGTGATGACGCTCTTGCAGGGAGCGTGGGAGCCTGTTACTCCGATTGAATACGAGCGTCAAAGCAGTCAAGGGAAAGAAGTCATTTCACTGCAAGGCATTGACGTCATGATCGGTAGTCTTGTGGCCCGATGGCAAGTTCGCCCCATCCATGGTTCGCCGTGGTATGAACATCCCATGAGCTGGCGTGCTGAAATCGAAATCCTTCCTTTCGGAGGGTCGGACTTCATGATGCATGTTCAGCCGCGAGGTGGAGAGGAAGAGTCGAAGGTCAAGTCAACGCTATGGGGCTCGGTCCGGCAAGATGGTGATATGATCATTTTCTCTATATCGGACGCCGAGAATCCGCCGCCAGAACTTGGCCCCTTGCCACTTGAGTGGAAATTGAAGAAGGTAAATCCATTGGGGCGACAGACTGACTCGGCACGAACGAGCGTCCCTGCAGCGTCCACCGAAGAGGCGTGCGAAGTAATTGCTATCAACGAGGAAGACTCCAGTTCTTCGCCAGCCCCAGCCAAGCCTGGCGAACCGAATGAGCCGGAAACGACAACGGTGGAATCTCCCTTGTCAAAGTACCTCCCGCTGCAAGGTCGCTGGCGGGAAGTCCGTACGAATTCCAAAGAAGAGGCCGCAGCCCGAATCCAGGGACGTGAGTTTCACTTTCATCGCCAAGGTTATTCGCTGCAGCAGTATGATTTCGATCAAGGTGTCGATCTGAAGATGACCGGCATGCTGGAGGTTGGTATGCCCGATGGCGATCAGCCGGTGCCGATGACGTTTCAGCGGATCATCGGGAAGGAATCGACCGCTTATCCCCAGAACGGAAAGCCTTACCCTGCCCGATACACGGTCATTCAAGAGGTTTTCGCTGGGGAATATCGTATCGAAGGGGATCGCTTGAAAGTCACCATCACCAAGGTTTTGCAGCCGAACGAATTCGTGAGCAAAGCCCCAACGACCTGGGAGATGGAGCGACTCGACGAGGTACTTTCCGCAGGCGTGACGAAATCGACCCAAGAGCAAGTCAAAACGGAGATCGCTCTTTGGAAGCGTTTGCAAGGAAGTTGGAGAGAAGTCCCTGATTTCACCTCGCCGCGGGATGATACTGCCACACCAAGCGACCACACACGAACCCGCCTTAGAATTGACAAGTCGCTGTTTACCTGGCAGCGATTTGAAGCGGACAAAGGTTACGGCAAGGCACTTGTAGGAACGTTTAAACTACGGGCCTATTCGCAGGAGACAGGGCCAACGATTGAGTTCAACGGTGAGTCGATTCCCTCGCCCGCGAACGAATTGTTGCCCAGCGATCAGTTCGCCCTGCATATCCAGCGTACGCTTTGGGGTCCTGTGACCCTCGAAGGAGATCAACTGACGATACGGTTGACCGATGCAACTCGGCCGCCGGAGTATTTGGGCCCACTGCCCAAAGAGTGGAAGTTCGTTCGCCTACCCCGGAAGGACAGCACGCCTGCTCCGGAGCAGCCAGCCAACGATTAG
- a CDS encoding SDR family NAD(P)-dependent oxidoreductase, translating to MDLGINGNTALITGGASGIGLAAARAFAAEGCSLVLWDLSPNVAAVAQQIADQYSVSVRSSVVDIVDQGTIDTAMQEIVATGCSLDHLVHCAAIGSGKFGFPFTNLRPEDWGKTLQVNIQGMVNIAHAITPYFVQRKQGTCVFLASVAGQIGSQTDPPYSASKAANINFAQCMAKDLAPYNVRVNTVCPGMVQTPLNRSVWQAWYDDAPEDEKLSYEAWAAIKIKNVVPLGRWQTCDDIAAMIVFLSSNKAAQVTGQTINVDGGFVMHW from the coding sequence ATGGATCTCGGCATCAACGGCAACACGGCTTTGATCACCGGCGGGGCCAGCGGTATTGGCTTGGCTGCTGCCCGCGCGTTTGCGGCGGAAGGTTGTTCGCTGGTGCTGTGGGATCTTTCGCCAAACGTGGCGGCGGTTGCACAGCAGATTGCCGACCAGTACAGCGTTTCGGTCCGTAGCAGCGTGGTCGATATCGTCGATCAGGGAACGATCGATACGGCGATGCAGGAGATCGTTGCCACCGGTTGCTCGCTCGATCACCTGGTGCACTGCGCGGCAATCGGTTCGGGCAAGTTTGGCTTTCCCTTTACGAACCTGCGTCCTGAGGACTGGGGGAAAACGCTGCAGGTTAACATTCAGGGGATGGTCAACATCGCCCACGCGATCACGCCCTACTTTGTTCAGCGGAAGCAGGGGACGTGTGTGTTTTTGGCTTCGGTCGCTGGGCAAATCGGTTCGCAGACCGATCCGCCCTACAGTGCCAGCAAGGCGGCGAATATCAACTTCGCTCAGTGCATGGCCAAGGACCTGGCACCATACAACGTTCGTGTTAATACTGTCTGTCCCGGCATGGTGCAAACCCCTTTGAACCGGTCTGTATGGCAAGCGTGGTACGACGATGCCCCGGAAGATGAGAAGCTAAGTTACGAAGCTTGGGCTGCCATCAAAATCAAGAACGTCGTTCCCTTGGGACGCTGGCAAACGTGTGATGATATCGCCGCGATGATCGTTTTCCTTTCTTCTAACAAAGCGGCCCAGGTGACAGGGCAAACCATTAACGTCGACGGCGGGTTTGTGATGCACTGGTAA
- a CDS encoding N,N-dimethylformamidase beta subunit family domain-containing protein: MSDESSPLPRRAFLKGTLATTMLSTTAELARTAEAASKAAADSPIVQENARPGADDWQLTRVRVDGAGFRSPWIEGYCSKQSVTVGESIDVMVSCDPARRFRLELFRMGYYGGKGARLVKSFGPLEATTQPTPKPGEKNLHECNWDSSLTIDIPEDWLSGVYIGRLTTIPEAGEAYWQSHIVFVVRDDRPADILFQVSDNTWQAYNPWPNNYSVYTHPQGTQGPWADVSFDRPYAREAQHHSVVDDPRTVGSGEFLPFEFPLAYWLEQHGYDVSYCSNSDMLTPDRGLKCKAFISVGHDEYWDIRQFQSVQTMRDEGVNLLFLSGNSICWVTPFRESSSGTPNRIMFRGGPYGGEQSHAVTRHEEHGPFPHRGPDEGLLIGARNVRPVNGGGDWAITKPEHWIFKGTGVKVGDTIPGLVGWEYHGNPAEIEGLEVVAGGTAWQSGVNPQNWTATIYSGPKGNFVFNAATIFWSQGLSTPPGHVLPWSHWSRPHGPDPRVQQITHNLLRRAIDNKKV; this comes from the coding sequence ATGAGCGACGAATCTTCTCCGCTACCACGCCGAGCGTTCTTGAAGGGAACGCTGGCCACAACCATGCTATCCACCACGGCAGAGTTGGCACGGACGGCCGAGGCTGCCAGCAAAGCTGCTGCGGATTCTCCTATTGTTCAAGAGAATGCCCGGCCTGGGGCGGACGATTGGCAACTAACGCGGGTACGTGTCGACGGCGCCGGCTTCCGCAGCCCGTGGATTGAAGGGTATTGCTCGAAGCAAAGCGTGACCGTAGGCGAGTCGATTGATGTGATGGTTTCGTGCGATCCGGCTCGTCGGTTTCGGCTGGAACTATTTCGTATGGGATACTACGGCGGCAAAGGGGCTCGTTTGGTGAAGAGCTTCGGTCCGCTGGAAGCGACCACCCAGCCTACGCCTAAGCCGGGCGAGAAGAACCTGCATGAGTGCAATTGGGACTCTTCGCTGACGATCGACATCCCAGAAGATTGGCTCAGTGGGGTTTACATCGGACGTTTGACGACCATACCTGAAGCGGGCGAAGCGTATTGGCAAAGCCATATTGTCTTCGTGGTGCGTGACGATCGCCCGGCTGACATCTTATTTCAAGTCAGCGACAACACGTGGCAGGCCTACAATCCCTGGCCGAATAACTACTCGGTTTATACGCATCCGCAAGGGACTCAAGGACCATGGGCCGATGTCAGTTTTGACCGTCCCTACGCACGCGAGGCACAGCACCACAGCGTCGTTGACGATCCTCGTACGGTTGGCTCGGGTGAGTTTCTCCCGTTTGAGTTCCCCTTGGCCTATTGGCTAGAGCAGCATGGATACGATGTTAGTTACTGCTCGAACAGCGACATGCTGACGCCGGACCGGGGGCTCAAGTGCAAAGCGTTTATTAGTGTGGGGCACGACGAATACTGGGATATCCGCCAGTTTCAATCGGTGCAAACCATGCGTGACGAAGGAGTCAATCTTCTGTTCCTTTCGGGCAATAGTATCTGTTGGGTAACTCCGTTTCGCGAAAGCAGCAGCGGGACGCCGAATCGAATTATGTTTCGCGGTGGCCCCTACGGCGGAGAGCAATCGCACGCCGTAACCAGGCATGAAGAGCATGGTCCGTTTCCTCATCGTGGCCCTGACGAAGGTTTGCTGATAGGGGCACGCAACGTTCGTCCCGTGAATGGCGGAGGGGATTGGGCGATCACCAAGCCGGAGCACTGGATTTTTAAAGGGACCGGTGTGAAGGTAGGAGACACGATTCCCGGGCTGGTCGGCTGGGAATATCATGGCAACCCGGCCGAGATTGAAGGACTGGAAGTCGTTGCTGGCGGAACAGCCTGGCAATCTGGCGTGAATCCCCAAAACTGGACCGCGACCATTTATTCTGGCCCGAAAGGGAACTTTGTTTTCAACGCCGCCACTATCTTTTGGTCGCAAGGGCTTAGCACGCCGCCTGGGCACGTATTGCCTTGGTCGCACTGGTCGCGGCCGCATGGTCCAGATCCGCGCGTTCAGCAAATCACGCATAATCTTCTCCGGCGAGCGATCGACAATAAAAAGGTATAG
- a CDS encoding glycosyltransferase family 2 protein has translation MNKKLSIVVPCYNESKNLDRLVSAFRTAIGPRQDVELILVDNGSKDETPAVLNELLARPENAFARSVCVEVNQGYGYGILYGLKAGDGEFLAWTHADLQTPPEDVIRALDHIEQMPQPQLSLVRGNRKGRPFFDQFFTSAMGWVASAALSGSYFDVNAQPKVFHRSLMNHMEDAPYDFTLDLYLLYVAEKLKLDVQLVDVRFDLRTEGESKGGGTLAGKYRLCKRTFSQIWKLRKALKASPPQLAPAANPTDEAYEKRSAA, from the coding sequence TTGAACAAGAAACTTTCCATCGTCGTTCCGTGTTACAACGAATCGAAGAACCTCGATCGCCTGGTCTCTGCTTTTCGGACTGCGATTGGCCCACGCCAAGATGTGGAGCTGATCTTGGTCGACAACGGCTCGAAAGACGAAACACCGGCAGTTCTGAACGAACTGCTCGCCCGCCCTGAGAATGCGTTCGCTCGCTCGGTTTGTGTCGAAGTCAATCAGGGTTACGGCTATGGAATTCTGTACGGCTTGAAAGCTGGCGACGGCGAGTTTCTAGCTTGGACGCATGCCGATTTGCAAACACCGCCAGAAGACGTCATCCGGGCACTCGATCATATCGAGCAGATGCCCCAGCCGCAGCTTAGCCTGGTTCGAGGCAATCGAAAGGGACGTCCTTTCTTCGATCAGTTCTTTACCTCGGCAATGGGTTGGGTCGCTTCCGCAGCGTTGAGCGGATCGTATTTCGATGTGAACGCGCAGCCAAAGGTCTTTCATCGATCGCTGATGAATCACATGGAGGATGCTCCCTACGATTTCACGCTCGACCTTTACTTGCTGTACGTGGCCGAGAAGCTGAAGCTGGACGTGCAACTGGTCGATGTTCGTTTCGATCTGCGAACTGAAGGAGAATCGAAGGGTGGCGGTACCCTGGCCGGTAAGTATCGCCTCTGCAAGCGGACCTTCAGTCAGATTTGGAAGCTACGTAAAGCCCTCAAAGCCTCTCCCCCGCAACTTGCCCCAGCAGCAAACCCAACCGACGAAGCGTACGAAAAACGCTCGGCTGCCTAA
- a CDS encoding phosphatidylinositol-specific phospholipase C/glycerophosphodiester phosphodiesterase family protein, which yields MQYIAHRINTRSQLADVPTEYGVELDLRDRGDDLILQHDPFTAGERFADYLQDYQHGLMILNIKSERIEHRVLEMIQGKLKDYFFLDSSYPMIRTLCKLGERKIAVRFSEYEPVESALALAGEVEWVWVDCFTKMPLTDETYAKLKPHFKLCAVSPELQGRSVDTIAQYAAELEPYPMDAICTKRPDLWQAVIGE from the coding sequence ATGCAATACATTGCCCATCGCATCAACACGCGTAGCCAACTTGCCGACGTTCCAACCGAGTACGGTGTGGAGCTTGACTTGCGTGATCGGGGAGACGACCTGATTCTGCAGCACGATCCCTTTACCGCTGGCGAACGCTTTGCCGATTATCTGCAAGATTACCAGCACGGGTTGATGATCCTGAACATCAAGAGCGAACGAATCGAACATCGCGTGCTAGAGATGATCCAAGGAAAGCTGAAAGACTACTTCTTTCTCGATTCGTCCTACCCCATGATCCGCACGTTGTGCAAGTTGGGCGAACGAAAGATTGCGGTACGCTTTTCCGAGTACGAGCCGGTGGAATCGGCGTTGGCCTTGGCAGGCGAAGTCGAATGGGTGTGGGTCGACTGCTTCACCAAGATGCCCCTGACCGACGAGACCTACGCCAAGCTGAAGCCTCATTTCAAACTGTGCGCCGTCTCGCCAGAGTTACAAGGCCGCAGCGTCGATACGATCGCCCAGTATGCGGCCGAGTTAGAGCCCTACCCCATGGATGCCATCTGCACCAAGCGGCCCGATCTTTGGCAGGCCGTCATCGGCGAGTAA
- a CDS encoding GtrA family protein produces the protein MLNSKNNAASRPEVSTQILRFLVIGGSSVAIDGVCYALITSFSALSPDLAKGISYLCGMLFGFWGNKLWTFESKQRSLAEPLLYVLIYACTLGINIGINRLVLSLAGDEFRLLGFFLATGVTTVANFVGMKFLAFRASHVPAEASTQIIPMEEAFDSTNIDRKAA, from the coding sequence TTGCTCAACAGCAAAAACAACGCAGCCTCGCGGCCTGAGGTCTCGACACAAATCTTGCGTTTCCTCGTGATCGGCGGCAGTTCCGTAGCCATCGATGGCGTCTGCTACGCGCTGATTACGTCGTTCTCGGCCCTTTCGCCCGATCTTGCGAAAGGGATTAGTTATCTCTGTGGCATGCTGTTCGGTTTCTGGGGAAATAAACTCTGGACGTTTGAATCGAAGCAGCGTTCGCTGGCCGAGCCGCTGCTGTACGTATTGATTTATGCCTGCACGCTGGGAATTAACATTGGCATTAACCGGCTCGTCTTATCGCTGGCTGGCGACGAGTTTCGCCTGCTCGGTTTCTTCCTGGCTACCGGCGTAACCACCGTCGCTAACTTCGTCGGCATGAAGTTTCTGGCCTTTCGCGCAAGCCACGTTCCGGCAGAAGCCAGTACGCAGATCATCCCCATGGAAGAAGCTTTCGATAGCACCAACATCGACCGAAAAGCGGCCTGA
- a CDS encoding NTP transferase domain-containing protein has protein sequence MNIIVPMAGAGSRFANAGYTLPKPLIPVNGLPMVVRAIRDLPAAERVVFLVHADHVTNFQIDRELKRHFPTCEIIVVPGLTEGQACTVRLAAAAFAEDTDVLVAACDNTHVYDAETFQQQTTSEQWDGLVWTYRGDNRVLPKPTSYGWVNVADNDQHITHISCKKPISEDLLNDHVVSGFFWFRSAFGLFDAIDALVASNQRINNEFYLDVVPNGMIAQGQRFGTFEVEKYIGWGTPEELRDYQRWEKYFAQQQKQRSLAA, from the coding sequence ATGAATATCATCGTCCCAATGGCCGGAGCCGGATCGCGCTTCGCCAACGCTGGCTACACGTTGCCCAAACCGCTGATTCCAGTCAACGGGCTGCCGATGGTCGTCCGTGCGATTCGGGATCTTCCCGCTGCCGAGCGAGTCGTCTTTTTGGTTCATGCCGACCATGTCACCAATTTCCAAATCGACCGGGAACTGAAGCGGCATTTTCCCACGTGCGAAATCATCGTCGTCCCTGGTCTGACCGAAGGCCAAGCGTGTACCGTCCGCCTGGCTGCCGCAGCGTTTGCAGAGGACACTGATGTCCTGGTGGCCGCTTGTGACAACACGCATGTTTACGATGCCGAAACCTTCCAGCAACAAACCACCTCAGAGCAATGGGATGGCCTGGTCTGGACCTATCGGGGCGACAATCGGGTCCTGCCCAAGCCCACCAGTTACGGCTGGGTGAATGTCGCCGACAACGATCAGCACATAACACACATCTCTTGCAAGAAACCCATTTCCGAAGACCTTCTGAACGACCATGTTGTCAGCGGGTTCTTCTGGTTTCGCTCGGCCTTTGGGCTCTTCGATGCGATTGATGCCTTGGTCGCTTCCAATCAACGAATCAACAACGAATTTTACCTCGACGTCGTCCCCAACGGCATGATCGCCCAGGGCCAGCGTTTTGGCACGTTCGAGGTCGAAAAATACATCGGCTGGGGAACACCAGAAGAATTGCGGGACTACCAGCGGTGGGAGAAATACTTTGCTCAACAGCAAAAACAACGCAGCCTCGCGGCCTGA
- a CDS encoding histidine phosphatase family protein codes for MSLLETKKTSPTQQAPSLADLPPLKREIVTALWETVDQHPWILSATITGSFLNADGLEGISDIDFIVIVDRLDSDRFTQLQTHFRDALQPVLQLRGWNLRINPTLGPLKFNDPQTAVLHLMPYSREGHVEHVIQSPFTCFDWQLSSHYRRATMASVYPAYALQPRHFVTARRSISDYLKDYRERVVSYRELICHDVGYEEKKCLKPMTVRDQHEFAYHIIRFLMKNIVKLLDRSNQDLSRAELEARYFGFFPEDEAAIRELFAELAERKQQLHFDPPVVDLDQRIEAFVATFERQFRRIFQAEATRHVVFRHAETPLNTTSDGSIRFVGRSNPDILPLETAQLETLQTAIAELASPQFFSSPLVRCQQSLAAATSAAEIICDDRLQEIDYGACEGQTVQAARNQHPALFQAWQRGEDPPFPGGESTADVLKRASMAMQEIWGNHSCDTVTCTHNVVLRCLVGQAMGIPAEQWYRLRIPHLAPITFVQTREHGVFLDLSPEVERTIFQNFAQAANAS; via the coding sequence ATGTCTCTGCTTGAAACCAAGAAGACCTCCCCCACGCAACAAGCGCCTAGTTTGGCGGATCTTCCACCGCTCAAGCGCGAGATCGTGACCGCGTTGTGGGAAACCGTCGACCAGCATCCGTGGATTCTTTCGGCGACCATCACCGGCAGCTTTTTGAACGCGGATGGCCTGGAAGGGATTAGCGATATCGACTTCATCGTGATCGTCGATCGTTTGGACAGCGACCGCTTCACACAACTCCAAACGCACTTCCGCGACGCACTGCAGCCGGTACTGCAACTGCGTGGGTGGAACTTGCGTATCAATCCAACGCTCGGCCCTCTCAAATTCAACGATCCCCAAACGGCCGTTCTGCACTTGATGCCGTACTCGCGTGAAGGGCACGTCGAGCATGTCATTCAAAGCCCGTTCACTTGCTTCGACTGGCAGTTATCAAGCCACTATCGCCGGGCCACCATGGCCTCGGTATATCCCGCCTACGCGCTGCAGCCACGGCACTTTGTGACCGCTCGACGCAGCATCTCGGACTACCTGAAAGATTACCGCGAACGCGTCGTCTCGTATCGCGAATTGATTTGCCACGATGTAGGCTACGAGGAAAAGAAATGCCTCAAGCCGATGACGGTCCGCGACCAGCACGAGTTCGCCTATCATATTATCCGCTTCTTGATGAAGAACATCGTCAAGCTGTTGGATCGCAGTAACCAAGACCTTTCACGAGCCGAGCTAGAAGCCCGTTACTTTGGTTTCTTCCCTGAAGATGAAGCGGCCATCCGTGAGCTATTTGCGGAACTCGCCGAGCGGAAGCAACAACTTCATTTCGATCCCCCGGTGGTCGATCTCGATCAGCGTATCGAAGCGTTCGTTGCCACCTTCGAGCGTCAGTTTCGCCGCATCTTCCAAGCGGAAGCAACACGTCACGTCGTCTTTCGCCATGCCGAAACGCCCCTGAATACGACCTCTGACGGCAGTATCCGTTTCGTCGGTCGCAGCAATCCCGACATCCTCCCCCTGGAAACGGCTCAACTAGAAACACTGCAAACGGCGATCGCAGAACTCGCTTCTCCGCAGTTCTTTAGTTCCCCGTTGGTTCGCTGCCAACAATCGCTCGCCGCCGCGACTTCCGCTGCAGAAATCATATGCGACGATCGCCTACAAGAGATCGACTATGGGGCCTGCGAAGGGCAAACGGTTCAAGCCGCCCGAAACCAACATCCGGCCTTATTTCAGGCCTGGCAACGGGGCGAAGATCCTCCTTTCCCTGGCGGGGAGTCGACTGCAGACGTCCTGAAAAGGGCTTCCATGGCGATGCAAGAGATTTGGGGAAACCACTCCTGCGACACCGTTACCTGCACGCATAACGTCGTCTTGCGCTGTCTAGTGGGACAAGCGATGGGCATCCCTGCCGAGCAATGGTATCGTTTGCGAATTCCTCACTTGGCACCGATCACCTTCGTGCAAACGCGGGAACATGGTGTCTTCCTTGATCTATCGCCCGAAGTCGAGCGGACCATCTTCCAAAACTTTGCCCAAGCAGCGAACGCGTCATGA